From bacterium, the proteins below share one genomic window:
- a CDS encoding magnesium chelatase domain-containing protein codes for MSTVTLLSAGILGIDAFPIHVEVDIGQGLPGWSTVGLPESAVRESKDRVIAAIHNCGYEFPFHRITLNLAPADVKKQGTAYDLPIALGLLAASGVVDPRAIEGYALMGELTLHGKLRPVRGA; via the coding sequence ATGAGCACCGTCACCCTGCTCTCGGCCGGAATCCTCGGTATCGATGCCTTCCCCATCCACGTCGAAGTCGACATCGGCCAAGGCTTGCCCGGATGGTCCACCGTCGGCTTGCCCGAAAGCGCGGTGCGGGAATCCAAAGACCGGGTCATCGCCGCCATTCACAACTGCGGCTATGAATTTCCTTTCCACCGCATCACCCTCAACCTGGCTCCGGCCGACGTCAAAAAACAGGGCACGGCCTACGATCTTCCCATCGCTCTCGGCCTTTTGGCGGCCTCCGGGGTCGTCGACCCTCGGGCCATCGAAGGCTATGCGCTGATGGGCGAGCTTACCTTGCATGGGAAACTGCGCCCGGTTCGCGGCGCC
- a CDS encoding GIY-YIG nuclease family protein produces the protein MKAKIYYVYLLTNRSGTLYVGVTNDLRRRLWEHSSKNKEGFTSSYNLNRLIYFEAFEEVRLAIAREKQIKSWSRIKKINLVRKSNPSFKDLTTVI, from the coding sequence ATGAAGGCGAAAATTTATTATGTTTATCTGCTGACTAATCGCTCCGGGACCTTGTACGTCGGTGTCACCAATGATCTTCGACGCCGGCTTTGGGAACACTCTTCAAAAAACAAGGAGGGCTTTACGTCAAGCTATAACTTGAATCGTCTAATTTACTTTGAAGCGTTTGAGGAGGTCAGGCTTGCGATCGCTCGTGAAAAACAAATTAAGTCCTGGTCTCGAATCAAAAAAATCAATTTGGTTCGAAAATCGAACCCGTCATTTAAGGATCTCACGACCGTAATATAG